The segment TTCAATGGTGTTccctttttatctctctctctcacacatacattGTTGCACACAGTTTGTTCTCTAATTTGTTTGGCGATAGGAAATGACGCCACTTATATTGTGGTTATTAGTGGCATGGGCTAAAATAAATCCTTCTTTTTTAACTTGCATAGAAATGTAAAAGATGTTGTACAGACTAGAGAAAATAGATCATGAAAACATACCTAATGAGATAATATATAATGGATTTGTGATTTATTAGCCAGATATCGGCATCCAGAAATAGGAATATATTAGGGAATGCATAGTGTAACACTAAAATGAAaagctattttatatatttagtgtCTCTTGTTATCGTGACAGTGctgtcaaaatataataaaaagtaaaaatatcatTTTGTGCAATGTCATCATAAACTGAGGAACATCAGATGCTTGAAAAGTGTCTAGCGGTGGCAAGAGGCATATCACGTGCTTCACAGTCATCTGTTACAGACAGTTCCTCTATTCTAATTTTACTCTGTTTTGGACGTCACCAATTCATTTTCTGGGTTTCAAAGCCTCTTTATGAGGGTTTTATTTGTCTGGGTCTGTTAGGGTTTCGCAGGAAGGAGTTTCGGGGGAAACTGGCCATTGCCGTCACGGCGAACTTCATCAATCGCAACACCACCGCCGAGGCTAAAGTGGAGGAGATCAGCGGTGTTGCCTTCATCTTCAACCAGAGGTTTTTCCAGGACCTTCGGCAGGCTACCGGTACTCAATTATTTCATTGTAACTAAAACATCACTAcattataaagatacaaaaactTATGTATTGCactcaaatgtattttaaacaacTAATATAAATGTTTGTATAATTAAGCATGTCTTTTGTCTTCTCAAATATGAATGGGTTATCATGTGTTTAAGATTATGTAAACAATAATGAGTTTCAGTCAACATCGTTTCTGTGCAGGAATTGATCTGGAGAATATAGTATATTACAAAGACGACACTCATTACTTTGTAATGACCGCCAAAAAACAAAGTCTTCTGGAGAAAGGAGTCATTCTGCGCGTGAGTCTAATGTTGTGTGCGTAAATCCGCGTTTCACACACATTACTTTTTTGAGTGATTTTtcgtttgtgtatttttttgcaGGATTATGCTGACACTGAGATGCTGCTGTCCAGGGATAATGTGGACCAGAATGCACTGCTATCATACGCCCGTGAAGCGGCTGATTTCTCTACTAACCATCAGCTCCCTACGCTGGACTTTGCCATCAACCACTATGGGGAGCCAGATGTGGCCATGTTTGACTTTACCTGCATGTACGCCTCTGAGAACGCAGCGATGGTGCGTCAGCGCAGGGGACACCCTCTGCTGGTCGCTCTGGTGGGGGATAGTTTACTAGAGGTGAGAGAGCAGAGATCACTTAAAAAATGCTACTATTAATATGTTTCTTTGCCTTAATTCCTGGAGAAAGTCCAAATTaccttaaaacaagataaattaaTCTGAGTAGAAATATTGCATAGGATATTAAGGCTTGCTTTTGGTAGGAAAGCACAAAATTTCGGTATcctaatctgtgtgtgtgtgtgtatatatatatatatatatatatatatatatatatatatatatatatatatatatatatatatatatatatatatatatataaaaataaatgttattctttatatatatatatatatatatatatatatatatattaggggtgtaacgatacgcgtattcgtattgaaccgttcggtacgacgctttcggttcggtacgcggtacgcattatgtataccgaacggttcgttggagtaattaattatatttgaaaaaaaaaaaaaaaaagagagagatagaaatataatgatatgcgttcaacaaggtagcccaataacccaaacaacgtaacaggcaacgcccctgacactcccgaagaagaaaaaaacaccatcttatatgtttatgttaggctactcagcaggcgctcgctcactcagtacgcgctgaaggctcgttgcaaaatagccaatgcgtttaacagactagaaatgagaagatcccccaataaccaacaggtctggtgtttgggtgcactttggattccctttaagctataatggtgatggcaagagagtggtggataaaaaaacaacggtatgtcgcatctgcaacatgacagggtacaccagcgggaataaaaaaaaaaaaaaaaaaaaaaaaaaaacaccagcgggaatatctgggatatatgcgtcagtactatctgggaaaagacgaaaaaaaggagaaacatgcatgcagcaaactatccctgcagcatttagacactatagcttacagggaatccaacccaaacaccagacctgttggttattttaggatcttatatttctggtctgttaaatgcattagacattttgcaacgagccttcagcgcgtgctgagtgagcgagcgccttaggggccgttcacatatcgctcctaaaaacgcgtggaaaacgctaagcacgtctttctcctcctttccaaagcgctcgggcagaagcgctcatgaggcgtctgtctttgctaagcaacaatgacgtgctctctccatgagacgcggaaatttcagcgaaggataaatggatttgcagctctaaaaatcgcttgcagtagctctgctactaaatttatttcaaaattgcaatccatatacaactatgatcagctgttccttcatcttggctgagctctcaaccttgttacgggaaaggatgaagctgattggttggttcttgtcacatgacccgcggtgcgcttgcggcattctgaaaagttgagatgtttttacattttgctgtatctaaaacgtatcgaaccgaaccgtgacatcagtgtatcgtatcgaaccgaaccgtgaattttgtgaaccgttacacccctaatatatatatatatatactgtatatatttgttattataaaatataaatgattgttagttttttatatataaatatttatactgtataaattttttaattataaagataataaaaacattacatttcacaTTTAGACTATATTTGCACTACCTAACAATcaacaaaaacattcataatttaataaataaatgtatataaaatgcataattttttttcagcatatttttttatttattattttattacattttaatttgagttcCAAAATGAGTatccatataatttttttttttgctaaatctcAAAAATTAATATCCATGTTTGTCATACATAGTGatgtatattgtaatgttttgatGCCTAAATtcgcatgcagcattttattttatttattatataaaaatgaaaaataccaaaaaaaaatttacagaattttaatttgcaattattTTGACCATAATATCATAATGATCAAGTTTTTGGTATCCcttgttttaaagaatataaatgtatatttggcacccaataatacatttcataactAATTTTGGCaagttttatcaaaaaaaaaaaaaaaaattagtcatTAAAACTagttattgtaataaaataactaataatataataacattctGAAAACATCTGCGATATTTTCCTGAGTTGTTTGCTCTGTTTTTCCTCATTTTAAGCATTTAAGTATATTTACTCAGCTCTTTTTCCTATAGCCGTTCTGGCCAATGGGAACAGGAATTGCTCGGGGCTTCCTGGGAGCCATGGACACGGCCTGGATGGTTCGCAGCTGGGGTCAGGGCAACACCCCTTCACAGGTTCTGGCTGAGAGGTCAGATTCTGGATAAAGTCAAGGCAGATTTATGAACAGTTTTGACAATATAGGATTCTGTTCTTACACCCCCTCTGTTTCTTCCCCGTCTCAGAGAGAGTGTGTATCGGTTGCTTCCTCAGACAACTCCAGAAAACGTCAGTAAAAACCACAGCCAGTACAGCATGGATCCAGCTAGCCGCTATCCCAACATCAATATGCAACTCATCGGCGCTGCTCAGGTTAGAAACTTTCAGTTCTGGTCAAGTCACAATCAGTGATGGTGATCATGATGATGTTGAACATATGTGTACAGGTGTGTCATCTCATAGACACAGGTGAGGGGCCAATTCTGAGCCTTGACGCAGTCAGCTCTCCACACCCAAGACTTACACGCCAAGGTATGTGTAACCTCATATATACTGTCTCCCacatatacattcatacacaatctaacatgctgtctgtgtgtgtagagTCAGTCGCTCGTTACAGTAAGCTGCTGAGCTGGTGTCAGGAGCAAACACTCGGTTACATGAACGTGTGTGTGATGGACTTCACAACTTCCTGGAGGAGCGGCCTGGCCCTGTGCGCTCTGATTCACAGATTCAGACCTGACCTCATGTGAGTTCACACTCTTTACTCTGGGTAAGAACAAGGGTTGTGGCCATGTGGTAAAAGATCTGGACTGGTAAACTGGTTTATTTCACAGATTGGTAAAACTATGAGTTGCTGCTTTCTATTGCCAGCATTTTATTGGAcgaaaaatatatttgttgaaaCTGTGGCACAAATATTTTTGGTCTGCTTCCCAGAAGGGgccatttaaatatgtatatttggtaaaaaataaaacaattattaaatgtatttataaataatatatttaatatatttaattacatcataatataaatacatattttattattttattatttatttattgacatgtggttatttatttcttcacactataaaaaataaaaatgtggacatttgtcaataaataaattgcatataaattacattttctgtcGGAGTAGAGGTTTTAAGAgtgctatattaataaatatttactgaaaatataaataaatagatcacGTGTCAgtaaaaatatgacatttatagTTATTTACTGACAGTGTATAGCTgtcaataaataaaatcaattacatgtaaattacattttccatCAGACTTGTGTATTTGTTGacatatttgattatttatctaTGTAGTATATATTTGTTAactcattaaataaatgtttatatactaATGTAACTCTCCCAGTCCTCTATAGATACTTTTATATTGATGGCCTCAAGCTAAAAAGTGAAAATCTTTCAGTCCTTCAAAAGGAAATTTAGTAACTAAAAGTGTGGGTTGATTGTTTTATTGCATTGAGGTTTTCTGAATGTGTGACTCTGACACTAGCGTCTTTGTTTCTTGCAGTGATTTTGCGTCTCTGGAGGAGAGTGAGGCGGAGCTCAATGGTCAGCTGGGTTTGGACATGGCGGAGCAGGAATTTGGTATTTGTCCTATAATGACCGGCAAGGAGATGAGCACGCTGGAAGAGAGCGACTCTCTTAGCATGGTCATGTACCTCAGTCAACTCTATGAGCTCCTCAAAGACACAGCACCAGCTGGTGGTCAGGAATAGggcattatttgtttattttatttttgtaatatttctgaccttttatgtttatttatatactcactttttctctctctctgaccaGGAAACCTGAGCTCAGAAGAGAAAGCTGTACTGTTCTCTAGCACCAGGTCACCCATCTCACTGCTCAGCAAACTGGGACAGAGTCTGTCCCGCAAACGCAATCCCAAggtccacacacactcacaattaCACAACAGTCTTTTATCAGCCGTTACCCATATATTAAGATGTGCTGTTTTTCAGGATAAGAAAGAGAAGGAAACAGATAGTGTTGGAAAGAGAAGGAGAACAAGCCAGACTGGCCAGTCAGAGGAGGTGAGTTGTTTTGACACATCTCATCTTCATCTATTAAGCATAAAGTTTATGTTGATTCTCTTTGATATTTTCCTGATATAGGAGGACGTTCCTCATGATAccaaagaaaacaagacttcaGAATTAACTCCTGGTTCAGAACCAAAGGTCGGGGAGGGTCACAGCAAGGTTCGGTCCATGGCGATGCAACTGCTGGCTAAATTTGAGGAGAACTCCCTGTCAGCCTCAGCCACTGCAACACGCCGACAGGTGTGTGAGTATTTATGCGATGCATATGTGCTTTTACATGTAAAAAGGTGTGTTTGCTTGTACATGCATATGTTTGTTTACAAGTTAAGCTACACTATGTCCTGATGAGGTGCAacacaatttttatttgtttgctttcttaaaaaaaaacacaagctgGAGAAAGGATATAATGCTTCATCTTGTGAATCTGTTTTAATAGTCACTCAAAAAAATTGGGGATAGAAGATGgagttttaagttttatttgtgATAGTGTTACACTCTGGTTCTGTTTTAAGTAATGAAGGAGCTATGTGTGTGAACTGGGGCTCAACAGCCTATCAGGGACTGGAGGCCATGGGACATTTTCTGAGGGTCTTAACGGAAGAATCTCAGACAGGATCATTTATTATCTCTATCTAATCCTCTATGCTTCTTACTGACTTTGCCTTTGACTGACATGTTTATTTCTATTgatttatggatggatggatggagagagagattCACTTTTACTGTCAAAATCacttttagaatgatttttttcccccagttgACGATGAAAACATTTACAGACAGTTTTCAATCAAAAAACATCTTACCAATAATATAGCTGTTGTTATGGTTATCTTGATAGTATTCATTTTTGTTGCCTTTCTCTATTTTTTTAAGACCAATCTGTCATCTCCACACCTTTGTGCTCTCATACgtatatttatacaatatttctTTTGTCTTTGTGATGGTTTTCATCTCAGAAGCATTTTGCATTCCTGCTTGATTTCCGTGCTCATCTTTTGATTTGTAGAGCTACATTCAGATGTATACGGGCGGAGTGAGCTCATTGGCTCAGCAGATAGCCAATCAGATTCAGAGTCAGCAGGATCAAGCTCCCATGAGGAGGGAGTTGGTAAGAGTTCACCTGTAGTTCTGTGTCAGATCTTCCTTAACAATGTATATGTCATTGTGTCCCTTTAAGTGCCTTTAttactgtgtgtgtatgaggTCTGTAACCCAGCGCTGACATTTGTTTAGTGttatttttactaattttaaCAAATTCCTGCTGTAATCCAGTTTCTCTAAGAAGGCTCAATGCTTTACGCCATTGTTAGATTCATCACAACCAAAGTAATTATTCCATGGAAGTGCTgcaatcaaatgtaatttattgaaatgATCAAACATATGTTTATGGCATGTGGTTAAATCGGTGACTTTGTTTGGAACATTCCATTatgtcattcatattttatttggcatattaatattattttctattcaaatgaaaaaaaaaaagaatgcaatatatgaatgaaatattaaataataaaaaataaataacacagtaattctaataactaatactaattaaaaacatttttgaacgCACACTGTTACCCCAGTTCTGTCCTGACTGCTGTAATTGCCCATGTTAAGCATCTTTATTTTGAGTCTTGACCCTTGGCTTCTCACCTGTAGGGGTCTCAAAAGGAGTTTCCTGTGAATATGGGCGGCAGCGATGTGTGTTATTTCTGTGGCCGTCGTGTTTATGTCATGGAAAGGCTGAGCGCGGAGGGAAAGTTCTTCCACAGGAGCTGCTTCCAGTGTGACCACTGCAGCACCACTTTACGCTTGTCCAACTACGCTTACGACCAGCTACATGGTGTGTGTTTcatacatttacagtatttagggtttttaagattttatgctCATATCAAAAACAATAGGTGTTAAGCTTTTTAGCTTGTTGTCACAAGATGGGCAATACAGTGTGTAAAAAAAATGCCCTGTTGTTCTGTGTTCCTGTAGGCGACTGTTTTCGGCAAAACAAACTGCTCTTTTGTTACCAATGCACAGTCATAAGGTCTGAAATATGTGTCTGTTGGGACAGGGCTTTTATTGTTGTGCGACAATGACAGTagggtgcacacacacaaattaaaggCCCTCAGCAAAAtgccttttaaatttttttttaaaatagaaatcaaaaCACCAAAAAGTTCCAAGTTATAGGGTCGTACAGATCACATGATTCGAATACTTCAAGTTTACATAAAGTGGTGGCATTCAGACAGACTTTAAACTACGGTATAAATAAGAAATCAACTCCCTGCATCAGCTACTTTTTTTATTGTACCGCTCCTTCACGTCTTATCCTTTCTTTTGGTTTGTACAGGGAAGTTTTTCTGTAAGCACCACTTCAGCTTCAGAATGGCTCAGAGAAAGAGACCGGCCCCACCTGTGACCCCTCGACCTACTCAGGTAACCTCATCTCTCATCAATATCACCACTATACTTCTTTTAGATCCTCTATGTGCCCATTTTtagataaatataacatttacattttttgttgttttacagtaCACACGCATTATCAGTATAATGACTATATATGTCAAAATGTctaataatattatgtaaaaataggaagttttttttttatagtataacATGCACCAtagtttgtaatatatttattacatttttattatatatatatatatatatatatatatatatatatgtgtatatatatatatatatatatatatatatatatatatatatatgtatgtatatatatatatatatatatatatatatatatatatatatatgtatatatatatatatatatataactctataatttgtttattctgcattcaaacatgaaatataaaatatttttttataatttagtttaccattatataaaataaaaatggaaaggaAATCATAAAAAAGTTGTAATATCTATTTCTTCGATTAAAACAAGTATTGTTGCTTTTATTGATGTGTAATGCAgacttgtgtgtgtttctgtctcttcAGGCTCCCCCTGCTCCATCTTCAGCTTCCACATCTTTGTCCTCTCTAGGGTCAGTGGGCACAGCCACCCCACCagacagctgttccttcatcgcCCACCCAGATATGGTATCCAGCCAGGCCAAGAGATTGTGTGGTACCCCTGAACGCATTGAGCTGGAGAACTACAAACCCTGTCCAAAGCAACAGGACAGCCCACTGCAGGAGGTCCCAGAGGAGACGCTTGCACTGCACAACCTCAGCACCAGCGTGCAGGAGAAGAACACAGAGGAGCAGTCCAGGTATCCAAACATACTCCTGTTATGCTACTAATATTTACTGGCATGTTTTACCTGGCTAAATCGGTCTCTTTTTGGGATCTTCAGTAGCTCTGAGTCAGAACTTGAGGAGGAGGAGCTTGCCTGGAAGAAGGAGGAGGAGTTGAACATCAGGACcaatggagagagagagttagacctGGGGAAGGAGCTAAAGGAGGAAGAAGGAGGAGAGAACCTGGAAAATCAAGAGGAAGAGGATGccgaagaggaggatgaggaggaagaggaagaggaagaagaaggaggAGGAGTTTCAGAAGAAAGTCAAGACGAGGGAGATTCTAGTGATGGTGGGTGTTTGTTTCTATTCAATTTCTTTAGAAATGACTCTAATAAAATGTGCTGAGTAATCTTGCCTGACATTGTTTTTGACTATATAGCATgtttatttcagaaaaatcatCTTAAGATGAGGTAGTGTTCAATTTGATGTCTGTCTTTatctatttttgtgttttagttccacagtatgtttgtttgtgtgcaagGTGAATGTTGTCATGCTTGTTTGTATGTTTATTGTTGTGTATTcaccactgtatgtgtgtgtattatgggATGTGTTGATATGTAGAGGGTGAGTACTGCCCTTGGCAGAGGGAACGGCTCTCAGGGGTGTGGCTTGAGGAAGAGGAGGCGGAGTTTGTTAAAGGTAGTACCGCCTCTGAAGACAATCGATGGCCTTCATTAGCCTTAGTTGCATTATTTTAACCTAAAAGATTTGTTTGCCAGTTATTTCATTTGCATGATAAATGGTGCATTTTTTATGTTCGTATATTTTGCAgttgacattttttgtttttggttatgctatagaaatattttgcagttgttttagtttgcctgttttatatattttgcaaaTTGGTATCTAACTTGAACCGTGTCCTAACCAGGCACAGCATGACATGTTTTCATATTGTAATTTTTCTGCCCACACAGAAAGCAATAATGCTGCACAATGCAAACAATCACTACCAATCCTAACATATTTGCTATGTGTAAGATTCTGAACCAGTAAGATTTCACTAAGGGGTGAGGCTTTGTAGTTTGCCACAacagaaataacaaaaaacaatggTTAGCACATACTTTTAAagatactatactatactatactagaTACTAGACAGTAAAAAATTATGCACAGGAAAAAATGTTCACAAAAATGATGCACATGGTACAAGTAATGTGAAATGTACCACATTATGGTCATACCAGTAGCAATAGGTAGATGCACACTTATAATAgaaactatttgaaaaaaaaaatgacctgaAAGGCTGCAGTGCTTCCCCATAAAACAATTTTGTTCAGAAGATTCTAAAACTAATCTAGAAATTCTTTCAAATATTCAttaaacttttttctttatcCCTTCATTCTTTAAATAAGCAGAGTCGTTTGAAGGACACAGTGATGACACAGATGTAGACACCAGCTCAGTCGGAGAGTCCAAACCATGCAACCAACAGGAACAAGAAGAGTCCATTTCAATGCACCAGCCACCTGTAGAGTCCCCACCCTCTTTGAAACCACCAGAATCAGGCCCCACTCCCACATCTGAGCTATCGACGAACCCTGAGAACCCACCTGTCAAGAGTTTAGAGGTAGTAGAGGAGTTCTGGCTGAAGAGTGCCGAGATCAGGAAGAGTTTAGGCCTGACTCCGCTGCCTAGAGAATGCGACCCCAAACATACGGCAGCCCAAACATCTAACGTTAAAGAAAGTTTTTACACCTCAGTCGCCTACATACCGTCGTGCAATATAAATTCTGCCTACCAAATGCCAAGAAACTGCGACTCCAGCTCACAAACGCAATCTCAAAGTACATCCCCGCCTGAACCATCTCACACTATGGAAGGCGATGCAGGTGTTGCTTTAGAAGAGACGATAGGCCGTTGTTCTGTAATCCACAGACTAAGCATCACTGTAGAAGGTTGTGTGATGGGGGACAAGCAGGATTTGGACATTAATTCCACTTCATTTGGAAATGAAAGCATTTTAAATCCAGACACAGGTCTTCCGACTCCTCCCTACAGCCCATCTCACTCCCCTCTCGTCGGCAAGCAGTGTCGCGCCCTTCACCATTCTGAACCGATACTGGACCGAGAGGTTATGGTCTTCTCATCGACCTGTGCTATTCCTGTTCCAGAGCGGGGGAGCTTTAATCCCGACCTCGATCAAGCTCGGAGTCTTCCTCAGGATGAAATAGAGATCCTGTGTGGAGATGAGGAGGAAGAAGCTTCCAGACTGCCGGAAAGATCCGGTGTCTCAGAAACCGGGGACATGGCCAGCCAGATGGACAACTGTAGGCTGGAGCACAGGAGGACGC is part of the Carassius gibelio isolate Cgi1373 ecotype wild population from Czech Republic chromosome A4, carGib1.2-hapl.c, whole genome shotgun sequence genome and harbors:
- the LOC127976741 gene encoding protein-methionine sulfoxide oxidase mical3b isoform X10; the protein is MWDGQSKTGHVHALFDVFVQAVTCRETLRAFQELCEELKLHPGGQPQFYHTLRSRLHYWKAKALWAKLDKRASQREYMRGHACTSTTCLIIGAGPCGLRTAIELRFLGARVVLVEKRDTFSRNNVLHLWPFTIQDLRGLGAKKFYGKFCAGAIDHISIRQLQLMLLKVALLLGVEVHVNVEFKHLVEPPENQEKRVGWRAEVHPSSHPVSQLEFDVVIGADGRRNTLPGFRRKEFRGKLAIAVTANFINRNTTAEAKVEEISGVAFIFNQRFFQDLRQATGIDLENIVYYKDDTHYFVMTAKKQSLLEKGVILRDYADTEMLLSRDNVDQNALLSYAREAADFSTNHQLPTLDFAINHYGEPDVAMFDFTCMYASENAAMVRQRRGHPLLVALVGDSLLEPFWPMGTGIARGFLGAMDTAWMVRSWGQGNTPSQVLAERESVYRLLPQTTPENVSKNHSQYSMDPASRYPNINMQLIGAAQVCHLIDTGEGPILSLDAVSSPHPRLTRQGMCNLIYTVSHIYIHTQSNMLSVCVESVARYSKLLSWCQEQTLGYMNVCVMDFTTSWRSGLALCALIHRFRPDLIDFASLEESEAELNGQLGLDMAEQEFGICPIMTGKEMSTLEESDSLSMVMYLSQLYELLKDTAPAGGNLSSEEKAVLFSSTRSPISLLSKLGQSLSRKRNPKDKKEKETDSVGKRRRTSQTGQSEEEDVPHDTKENKTSELTPGSEPKVGEGHSKVRSMAMQLLAKFEENSLSASATATRRQSYIQMYTGGVSSLAQQIANQIQSQQDQAPMRRELGSQKEFPVNMGGSDVCYFCGRRVYVMERLSAEGKFFHRSCFQCDHCSTTLRLSNYAYDQLHGKFFCKHHFSFRMAQRKRPAPPVTPRPTQAPPAPSSASTSLSSLGSVGTATPPDSCSFIAHPDMVSSQAKRLCGTPERIELENYKPCPKQQDSPLQEVPEETLALHNLSTSVQEKNTEEQSSSSESELEEEELAWKKEEELNIRTNGERELDLGKELKEEEGGENLENQEEEDAEEEDEEEEEEEEEGGGVSEESQDEGDSSDEGEYCPWQRERLSGVWLEEEEAEFVKAESFEGHSDDTDVDTSSVGESKPCNQQEQEESISMHQPPVESPPSLKPPESGPTPTSELSTNPENPPVKSLEVVEEFWLKSAEIRKSLGLTPLPRECDPKHTAAQTSNVKESFYTSVAYIPSCNINSAYQMPRNCDSSSQTQSQSTSPPEPSHTMEGDAGVALEETIGRCSVIHRLSITVEGCVMGDKQDLDINSTSFGNESILNPDTGLPTPPYSPSHSPLVGKQCRALHHSEPILDREVMVFSSTCAIPVPERGSFNPDLDQARSLPQDEIEILCGDEEEEASRLPERSGVSETGDMASQMDNCRLEHRRTLPDRMVAPLLAGGPEVRLRRSEIKLWGADTCVEEKEKKCNSLFSPRKSRKSVNAVTETQQEPGKHKSLWKTVCSVYKKDKKRKEAVMVAKTLPAATNAESKRKVSGINRTSDLCFRKNPSFSEDTDLSCHALLERCPLRAQRAETEEELNAKLTRRVERAARRQAKQEELRRLHRAQIIQRQLEQVEVKQRQLEEKGIAVEKALRGEADFWGDSSTSNLLDIHLGGMGKKDDPSLMHQWFKLVQEKNALVRYESELMILPAEGGG
- the LOC127976741 gene encoding protein-methionine sulfoxide oxidase mical3b isoform X8 → MWDGQSKTGHVHALFDVFVQAVTCRETLRAFQELCEELKLHPGGQPQFYHTLRSRLHYWKAKALWAKLDKRASQREYMRGHACTSTTCLIIGAGPCGLRTAIELRFLGARVVLVEKRDTFSRNNVLHLWPFTIQDLRGLGAKKFYGKFCAGAIDHISIRQLQLMLLKVALLLGVEVHVNVEFKHLVEPPENQEKRVGWRAEVHPSSHPVSQLEFDVVIGADGRRNTLPGFRRKEFRGKLAIAVTANFINRNTTAEAKVEEISGVAFIFNQRFFQDLRQATGIDLENIVYYKDDTHYFVMTAKKQSLLEKGVILRDYADTEMLLSRDNVDQNALLSYAREAADFSTNHQLPTLDFAINHYGEPDVAMFDFTCMYASENAAMVRQRRGHPLLVALVGDSLLEPFWPMGTGIARGFLGAMDTAWMVRSWGQGNTPSQVLAERESVYRLLPQTTPENVSKNHSQYSMDPASRYPNINMQLIGAAQVCHLIDTGEGPILSLDAVSSPHPRLTRQGMCNLIYTVSHIYIHTQSNMLSVCVESVARYSKLLSWCQEQTLGYMNVCVMDFTTSWRSGLALCALIHRFRPDLIDFASLEESEAELNGQLGLDMAEQEFGICPIMTGKEMSTLEESDSLSMVMYLSQLYELLKDTAPAGGNLSSEEKAVLFSSTRSPISLLSKLGQSLSRKRNPKDKKEKETDSVGKRRRTSQTGQSEEEDVPHDTKENKTSELTPGSEPKVGEGHSKVRSMAMQLLAKFEENSLSASATATRRQSYIQMYTGGVSSLAQQIANQIQSQQDQAPMRRELGSQKEFPVNMGGSDVCYFCGRRVYVMERLSAEGKFFHRSCFQCDHCSTTLRLSNYAYDQLHGKFFCKHHFSFRMAQRKRPAPPVTPRPTQAPPAPSSASTSLSSLGSVGTATPPDSCSFIAHPDMVSSQAKRLCGTPERIELENYKPCPKQQDSPLQEVPEETLALHNLSTSVQEKNTEEQSSSSESELEEEELAWKKEEELNIRTNGERELDLGKELKEEEGGENLENQEEEDAEEEDEEEEEEEEEGGGVSEESQDEGDSSDEGEYCPWQRERLSGVWLEEEEAEFVKAESFEGHSDDTDVDTSSVGESKPCNQQEQEESISMHQPPVESPPSLKPPESGPTPTSELSTNPENPPVKSLEVVEEFWLKSAEIRKSLGLTPLPRECDPKHTAAQTSNVKESFYTSVAYIPSCNINSAYQMPRNCDSSSQTQSQSTSPPEPSHTMEGDAGVALEETIGRCSVIHRLSITVEGCVMGDKQDLDINSTSFGNESILNPDTGLPTPPYSPSHSPLVGKQCRALHHSEPILDREVMVFSSTCAIPVPERGSFNPDLDQARSLPQDEIEILCGDEEEEASRLPERSGVSETGDMASQMDNCRLEHRRTLPDRMVAPLLAGGPEVRLRRKSVNAVTETQQEPGKHKSLWKTVCSVYKKDKKRKEAVMVAKTLPAATNAESKRKVSGINRTSDLCFRKNPSFSEDTDLSCHALLERCPLRAQRAETEEELNAKLTRRVERAARRQAKQEELRRLHRAQIIQRQLEQVEVKQRQLEEKGIAVEKALRGEADFWGDSSTSNLLDIHLGGMGKKDDPSLMHQWFKLVQEKNALVRYESELMIFARELELEDRQSRLQQELRERMAVDDQLKGEDELAEERRILSEMLDVVEQRDALVALLEEQRVREKEEDSDLEAIMLSKGFSLHWD